One segment of Streptomyces sp. NBC_01454 DNA contains the following:
- a CDS encoding IS1380 family transposase produces the protein MKQPTGSYPHVRVRDDGRAVVSQAGSVLLVETARKIGLDRAISAALTPWRKPRAVHDSGKVLLDLALAVALGGDCLADVALLRSEPAVFGPVASDPTVSRLIDTLATAGGKALTAIRAARAEVRSHVWKLAAGRAPDAGGRVTVDLDGVLVVAHSDKQDAAPTWKKTYGHHPLMGFVDHGPGGTGEAVAALLRPGNAGSNTAADHISAARLALAQLPKKYRRGRQTLIRCDSAGGTHEFVAWLAQRGRWLSYSVGMVITEAIHSHVLKIPASAWTPAVETDGEVRDGAWVAELAGDVVDGWPKGMRLIVRRERPHPGAQLRITDADGMRITCFATNTPDRPIAELELRHRLRARAEDRIRAARSTGLRNLPLHDTAQNGIWLEIVQIALDLLAWMPMLALTGQARLWEPRRLRFRLFSAAGQLVTTGRRRILCLARHWPWSHEITGALERLTLLPNPD, from the coding sequence GTGAAGCAGCCTACCGGGTCCTACCCCCATGTCCGTGTCCGGGACGACGGCCGAGCCGTGGTCTCGCAGGCCGGTTCGGTCCTGCTGGTTGAAACGGCCCGCAAGATCGGCCTTGACCGAGCCATCTCCGCAGCGCTCACGCCCTGGCGCAAACCGCGGGCAGTCCACGACTCGGGCAAGGTCCTCCTGGACCTCGCGCTGGCGGTCGCGCTCGGCGGAGACTGCCTCGCCGACGTCGCACTGCTGCGGTCCGAGCCGGCCGTGTTCGGACCGGTGGCCTCCGACCCGACGGTCTCCCGCCTGATCGACACCCTCGCCACCGCCGGCGGGAAGGCACTGACCGCGATCCGTGCGGCCCGGGCCGAAGTCCGCAGCCACGTCTGGAAGTTGGCTGCAGGTCGGGCTCCGGACGCCGGCGGGCGGGTGACCGTGGACCTGGACGGGGTGCTGGTCGTCGCGCACTCGGACAAGCAGGACGCCGCCCCGACCTGGAAGAAGACCTACGGCCACCACCCGCTGATGGGGTTCGTCGACCACGGACCGGGCGGAACCGGCGAGGCCGTCGCGGCCCTGCTGAGGCCGGGCAACGCGGGCTCGAACACGGCCGCCGACCACATCAGTGCCGCCCGCCTCGCCCTGGCCCAGTTGCCGAAGAAGTACCGGCGCGGTCGGCAGACCCTCATCCGCTGCGATTCCGCAGGCGGCACTCACGAGTTCGTCGCCTGGCTCGCCCAGCGCGGACGCTGGCTGTCCTACTCGGTCGGCATGGTGATCACCGAGGCCATCCACAGCCACGTCCTCAAGATCCCGGCATCGGCCTGGACCCCGGCCGTCGAGACGGACGGCGAGGTCCGCGACGGCGCCTGGGTGGCCGAACTCGCCGGCGACGTCGTGGACGGCTGGCCCAAGGGCATGCGGCTGATCGTCCGCAGGGAACGGCCCCATCCCGGTGCCCAGTTGAGAATCACGGACGCTGACGGCATGCGGATCACCTGCTTCGCCACGAACACCCCCGACCGGCCGATCGCCGAGCTCGAGCTCCGCCACCGGCTGCGGGCCCGCGCGGAGGACCGCATCCGAGCCGCGCGTTCGACCGGCCTGCGCAACCTTCCCCTGCACGACACCGCGCAGAACGGCATCTGGCTGGAGATCGTCCAGATCGCTCTCGACCTGCTGGCCTGGATGCCCATGCTCGCCCTGACCGGCCAGGCAAGGCTCTGGGAACCGCGCCGTCTGCGGTTCCGCCTGTTCTCCGCGGCCGGCCAGCTCGTCACCACCGGCCGGCGCCGCATCCTCTGCCTCGCCCGCCACTGGCCCTGGAGCCACGAGATCACAGGCGCCCTCGAACGGCTCACCCTCCTGCCAAACCCTGACTGA
- the ltrA gene encoding group II intron reverse transcriptase/maturase — translation MDKLKAPDKPFSISKWEVLEAYREVKRNQGAPGVDGQSIDDFEEDLKGNLYRIWNRMSSGTYFPPPVRAVEIPKQHGGGTRMLGIPTVADRVAQTVVARHLAVRVEPVFHKDSYGYRPYRSALDAVETCRRRCWKDNWVIDLDIQKFFDSVRWDLVVKAVEAHTDAVWVKLYVKRWLEAPLQLPDGTLQKRSQGTSQGSAVSPVLANLFMHYAFDMWLARNHPDVTFERYADDAVVHCINIRQARRVLAGLTDRMEEVGLRLHPDKTRIVYLKDGRRRGSYENTSFTFLGFTFRARGARNRDGENFTSFLPAISKDAKKKISREVRSWRLHRKTQFTFTELAQRINPVVRGWMQYFGAFCRSALYPLLQRINAYMLRWVRRKYKRLRAFKKAHRCWKRVIRQYPRLFAHWAWMPDVW, via the coding sequence ATGGACAAGCTGAAAGCACCGGACAAGCCGTTCAGTATCTCCAAGTGGGAAGTACTGGAGGCATATCGGGAGGTGAAAAGGAATCAGGGAGCACCAGGGGTGGATGGGCAGTCCATCGACGACTTCGAGGAGGATCTGAAGGGCAACCTTTATAGAATCTGGAACAGGATGTCGTCAGGGACGTACTTTCCTCCTCCGGTGCGTGCGGTGGAGATCCCGAAGCAGCATGGTGGAGGCACGAGAATGCTCGGCATTCCCACCGTGGCGGATCGTGTGGCGCAAACCGTAGTAGCCAGACACCTGGCAGTCCGCGTGGAGCCTGTGTTCCACAAGGATTCCTACGGATATCGACCTTATCGGTCGGCCCTTGACGCGGTGGAAACCTGCCGACGGCGCTGCTGGAAGGACAACTGGGTTATCGATCTCGATATTCAGAAGTTCTTCGACAGCGTCCGGTGGGACCTCGTTGTCAAGGCTGTGGAGGCTCACACCGACGCCGTTTGGGTGAAGTTGTATGTTAAGCGGTGGCTCGAAGCGCCGCTTCAACTGCCCGACGGCACCTTGCAGAAGCGGAGCCAAGGAACCTCTCAGGGATCGGCGGTTTCGCCCGTGCTGGCGAACCTGTTCATGCACTACGCGTTTGACATGTGGCTCGCCCGGAACCACCCGGACGTCACGTTCGAACGCTATGCCGACGACGCGGTCGTGCACTGCATCAACATCCGCCAGGCGCGGAGGGTGTTGGCAGGGCTCACGGACAGGATGGAAGAAGTCGGGCTGCGGCTGCATCCCGACAAGACCAGGATCGTGTACCTCAAGGATGGGAGGCGACGTGGCTCGTACGAGAACACGTCGTTCACCTTCCTCGGATTCACGTTCCGAGCCCGCGGGGCGCGGAACAGGGACGGTGAGAACTTCACCAGCTTCCTGCCCGCGATCAGCAAGGACGCCAAGAAGAAGATCAGCCGGGAAGTCCGCTCGTGGCGGCTGCACCGGAAGACCCAGTTCACCTTCACCGAACTCGCCCAGCGGATCAACCCCGTTGTACGCGGGTGGATGCAGTACTTCGGCGCGTTCTGTCGCTCCGCGCTGTATCCCCTCCTCCAGCGCATTAATGCCTACATGTTGCGCTGGGTCCGCAGGAAGTACAAGCGGCTCCGGGCATTCAAGAAGGCCCACAGGTGCTGGAAACGCGTGATCCGCCAGTACCCCAGGCTCTTCGCCCACTGGGCATGGATGCCGGACGTGTGGTGA
- the ltrA gene encoding group II intron reverse transcriptase/maturase → MGQLKSKTKPFEISKWEIKEAWEEVRANKGAPGVDGQSIDDFEKDLRGNLYKIWNRMSSGSYFPPPVRAVEIPRSHGSGTRMLGMPAVADRVAQTVVARHLMRRVDLVFHPDSYGYRPGRSALDAVEKCRERCWKRDWVVEFDIAQFFDSVPWDLLVKAVEAHTDAVWVKLYVCRWLAAPLVMPDGSLLQRERGTPQGAPVSPVMANLFLHYAIDLWMDREFPSVQFERYADDAVMHCVTERQAREVLDALRNRVVEVGLELHPDKTRIVYCKDARRRGSHEHEAFTFLGYTFRARMSRDRQGVQFLSFTPAVSKEALKKMGREVRSWRLHTRSDLSFVQLARRINPVVAGWVNYYGLFRPWEMNPVLRRINAYLVRWIRRKYERLAPKRKAIAKFQEIVKRYPRMFAHWRVTMAISVV, encoded by the coding sequence GTGGGCCAGTTGAAGTCGAAGACCAAGCCGTTTGAAATTTCCAAGTGGGAGATCAAGGAGGCATGGGAGGAAGTCAGGGCTAACAAAGGCGCCCCGGGAGTGGATGGGCAGAGTATCGATGACTTCGAAAAGGATCTGAGAGGTAATCTCTACAAGATCTGGAACAGAATGTCATCGGGCTCCTACTTCCCGCCTCCGGTGCGTGCGGTGGAAATCCCCAGGTCGCACGGAAGTGGCACGAGGATGCTCGGCATGCCCGCTGTCGCGGACCGCGTGGCACAGACCGTCGTGGCCCGGCATCTGATGCGGCGAGTGGATCTAGTGTTCCACCCGGACAGCTATGGGTATCGGCCGGGGCGGTCCGCCTTAGACGCCGTGGAGAAGTGCCGGGAACGCTGTTGGAAACGGGATTGGGTCGTCGAATTCGACATCGCCCAGTTCTTCGACAGCGTGCCCTGGGACCTCCTGGTCAAGGCGGTGGAGGCTCACACCGACGCCGTTTGGGTGAAGTTGTACGTGTGCAGGTGGCTCGCCGCCCCGCTCGTCATGCCCGACGGCTCCCTGCTGCAACGGGAGCGCGGAACCCCACAAGGGGCTCCGGTCTCACCGGTGATGGCGAATCTGTTCTTGCACTACGCGATCGACCTCTGGATGGACCGGGAGTTCCCGTCCGTCCAGTTCGAGCGGTATGCCGATGACGCGGTCATGCACTGCGTCACGGAGCGGCAGGCCCGCGAGGTCCTGGATGCGCTGCGGAACAGGGTGGTCGAGGTCGGGCTGGAACTGCACCCGGACAAGACCCGGATCGTGTACTGCAAGGACGCCAGGCGCCGCGGCTCGCACGAGCACGAGGCGTTCACGTTCCTGGGCTACACCTTCCGCGCCAGAATGAGCCGCGACCGGCAGGGAGTTCAGTTCCTGTCGTTCACGCCGGCAGTCAGCAAGGAAGCCCTGAAGAAGATGGGGCGGGAGGTGCGGTCCTGGAGGCTGCACACCCGCTCGGACCTGTCCTTCGTGCAGCTCGCTCGCAGGATCAACCCTGTGGTGGCGGGCTGGGTCAACTACTACGGCCTGTTCCGGCCGTGGGAGATGAACCCCGTCCTCAGGCGCATCAACGCCTATCTGGTGCGCTGGATCCGGCGGAAGTACGAGCGGCTGGCGCCGAAGCGCAAGGCCATCGCGAAGTTCCAGGAGATCGTGAAGCGATACCCGAGGATGTTCGCGCACTGGCGAGTGACTATGGCGATCTCGGTGGTCTGA
- the istB gene encoding IS21-like element helper ATPase IstB — translation MATPLRTVPGTNGDPLAEAIELTRRLKLPHIRRSLTDIIPTAKAQRWDPAEVVRVLLAEEAAGRDRANLHTRRKRAGFPTGKTFGDWDEGKSSIPRATQDALKTLEWVGRRESFCICGPSGTGKSHFTEALGQTAVEAGLAVSWFTIEDLGSLVRRHRADDSIARALARIIRSDLIIVDDIGLLPVSEDAAEGFYRLVDAAYERRSIAVSSNLHPSGFDEIMPKTLATATVDRLLHHAHVVVTQGDSFRLTEATTGKGVKPFS, via the coding sequence ATGGCCACCCCTCTTCGCACCGTTCCCGGCACCAACGGCGACCCCCTCGCCGAGGCCATCGAGCTCACCAGGCGGCTCAAACTCCCGCACATCCGCCGGTCGTTGACCGACATCATCCCCACCGCGAAGGCCCAGAGGTGGGACCCGGCCGAGGTCGTCCGCGTCCTTCTCGCCGAGGAGGCCGCCGGACGAGACCGCGCCAACCTGCACACCCGCCGCAAGCGGGCCGGCTTCCCCACCGGCAAGACCTTCGGCGACTGGGACGAGGGCAAGTCCTCGATCCCCAGGGCGACCCAGGACGCGCTCAAGACCCTCGAATGGGTCGGCCGCCGGGAGTCGTTTTGTATTTGTGGACCAAGCGGCACGGGCAAGAGCCACTTCACCGAGGCTCTTGGGCAGACCGCGGTCGAGGCCGGCCTGGCCGTCTCATGGTTCACGATCGAGGACCTCGGCTCGCTGGTCCGCCGTCACCGCGCGGACGACTCGATAGCAAGGGCCCTGGCACGGATCATCCGTTCGGATTTGATCATCGTGGACGACATCGGGCTCCTGCCCGTCTCCGAGGACGCCGCCGAGGGCTTCTACCGACTGGTCGATGCCGCATATGAGCGACGCTCGATCGCGGTGTCAAGCAACCTTCATCCGTCTGGCTTCGACGAGATCATGCCCAAGACCTTGGCCACAGCGACTGTCGATCGTCTTCTGCACCACGCTCATGTCGTGGTCACGCAGGGTGATTCGTTCCGGCTTACCGAGGCCACCACCGGGAAGGGAGTGAAGCCCTTCAGCTGA
- the ltrA gene encoding group II intron reverse transcriptase/maturase: MTTRTSEAAPAVVPAPSLVNGPEDLDWHWDAIDWGHAEAQVRRLRQRIFKATQEGDLKKVRNLQKLMLRSFSNTLVSVRKVTEVNAGRLTPGIDGRVITTSQGKTGLTQALRRSVREPKARPVRRVYVAKANGKRRPLGIPVIVDRVRQARVVNALEPEWEARFEPRSYGFRPGRGCHDAIETIFTTACGKNAKRLWVLDADLKAAFDRISHDHILNQLGTFPARKLVHGWLKAGVVERGWLTPTREGTPQGGVVSPLLLNIALHGMESAAGVRYRTGQDGNIVEVVRGAPVLVRYADDLLALCSSQEQAEWVKARLSEWLTPKGLTFNEEKTQIVHLTQGVDFLGFNIRRYDSGKLIIKPSRDAVKRIRKRLADEMHALRGANSAAVLAKLNPIIKGWACYYRTVVSSRIFNALDAYVWRLTYRWGLHSHQSKPTRWVVDRYYGAFNTARKDRWVFGNRDNGAYLIKFSWIPDGGLRKLHAGGHLRRNLWPRFSPRTAWGPRVRPDFSPLALSNPARRRWSG; this comes from the coding sequence ATGACAACGCGGACGAGTGAGGCGGCGCCGGCCGTCGTGCCTGCTCCGAGTCTGGTGAACGGACCGGAGGACCTGGACTGGCACTGGGATGCCATCGATTGGGGGCATGCCGAAGCCCAGGTAAGACGTCTGAGGCAGCGGATATTCAAGGCAACGCAGGAAGGGGACCTCAAGAAGGTCCGCAATCTGCAAAAATTGATGCTTCGGAGCTTTTCCAACACGCTGGTCAGCGTACGGAAGGTCACGGAGGTCAACGCTGGACGCCTGACACCGGGGATTGATGGGAGGGTCATTACGACCTCCCAGGGCAAGACAGGGTTGACGCAAGCCTTGCGTCGTTCCGTTCGAGAACCCAAAGCCCGGCCAGTCAGGAGGGTCTATGTAGCGAAGGCGAACGGGAAGCGGCGCCCACTGGGGATTCCCGTCATTGTAGATCGCGTGCGACAAGCCCGTGTCGTCAATGCGCTGGAACCAGAGTGGGAGGCCAGGTTCGAGCCGAGATCTTACGGATTCCGGCCGGGCCGCGGCTGTCATGACGCGATTGAGACCATCTTCACCACAGCGTGCGGTAAGAATGCCAAACGCCTGTGGGTGCTCGACGCGGATCTCAAGGCAGCCTTCGACCGCATCAGTCATGATCACATCCTCAACCAGCTCGGCACCTTCCCTGCTAGGAAGTTGGTCCACGGCTGGTTGAAGGCAGGTGTGGTTGAGAGGGGCTGGCTCACCCCGACCCGCGAGGGAACGCCTCAGGGCGGTGTGGTCAGTCCATTGCTACTCAATATCGCCCTCCATGGAATGGAGAGTGCGGCCGGGGTACGCTATCGCACCGGCCAAGACGGAAACATCGTCGAGGTAGTGCGTGGTGCCCCGGTGCTGGTCCGCTACGCTGACGATCTTCTCGCCTTATGCTCCAGCCAGGAGCAAGCCGAGTGGGTCAAAGCGCGGTTGAGTGAGTGGTTGACTCCCAAGGGTCTTACCTTCAACGAAGAGAAGACCCAGATCGTCCATCTGACACAAGGGGTCGATTTCCTAGGGTTCAACATCCGCCGTTACGACAGTGGAAAGCTCATCATCAAGCCCAGCAGAGACGCCGTTAAACGAATCCGGAAGAGACTCGCTGATGAGATGCATGCCCTACGCGGTGCGAACTCGGCGGCAGTCTTAGCCAAGCTCAATCCCATCATCAAGGGTTGGGCTTGCTACTACCGGACCGTGGTGTCCAGCCGAATATTCAACGCGCTGGATGCCTATGTGTGGAGGCTCACCTACCGGTGGGGTCTACATAGTCACCAGAGCAAACCCACACGCTGGGTTGTGGATCGGTACTACGGCGCTTTCAACACCGCCAGGAAGGATCGATGGGTCTTCGGCAACCGTGACAACGGTGCCTATCTCATCAAGTTCTCCTGGATTCCTGACGGCGGTCTTCGTAAGCTCCACGCTGGCGGCCATCTACGGCGCAATCTATGGCCACGGTTTTCCCCACGTACGGCATGGGGTCCCCGGGTACGGCCAGATTTCTCCCCGCTCGCTTTGAGTAATCCCGCTCGACGACGCTGGAGCGGGTGA
- the istA gene encoding IS21 family transposase codes for MKNSEEIMEILEAYDLTGSYRAAAELAGCDHHTVARYVKMRAAGQQPDKRRHRARQIDDYLPKIEELVVRSQGKIRADVVHKRITAMGFTGGERTTRRTVAEAKAQFRAGRRRVYRPWVTEPGLWLQYDFGDGPVINGRKTTLFCAWLAWSRFRVVIPIWDKTLPTITACLDTTFRRIGGIPAYVLTDNEKTVTTDHVAGIAVRNPEIVEVARHYGTTIRTCLPADPETKGGSESTVKIAKADLVPKDVNLREQYKSFGDLEAACRQFCEEVNSRIHKATRRKSVERLAEEAHRLHPLPKSPFTAAFGTTRRVCWDATISVEAVRYSVPHELIDTRVWARFHGDELIVTAADETGSAREVARHQRGEPGSPVLDDAHYPPRENKESDRTPRATSAEEAAFLALGPGAASWLIEAAATGVRRIKAKMAEAVALAKLHSAAEVDRALGTAAVTGRFADKDLLSILDYQAVHGPTEPHRRSEDHSLQPGTGAWSTFGLSATSDLPEYDESDLA; via the coding sequence GTGAAGAACAGCGAGGAAATCATGGAGATCCTGGAGGCTTACGACCTCACGGGGAGTTACCGCGCCGCGGCCGAGCTGGCCGGGTGCGACCACCACACGGTGGCCCGATATGTGAAGATGCGGGCGGCTGGGCAGCAGCCGGACAAGCGCCGGCACCGGGCCCGGCAGATCGACGACTATCTGCCGAAGATCGAGGAACTGGTGGTTCGCTCGCAGGGCAAGATCCGCGCGGACGTGGTCCACAAGAGGATCACCGCGATGGGCTTCACCGGCGGGGAACGCACCACCCGCCGCACCGTCGCCGAGGCGAAAGCCCAGTTCAGGGCCGGTAGGCGGCGGGTCTATCGGCCGTGGGTGACCGAGCCGGGGCTCTGGCTCCAATACGATTTCGGCGACGGCCCGGTGATCAACGGACGCAAGACGACGCTGTTCTGCGCCTGGCTCGCGTGGTCGAGGTTCCGCGTCGTGATTCCGATCTGGGACAAGACGCTGCCGACGATCACCGCGTGTCTGGACACGACGTTCCGCCGGATCGGCGGCATCCCGGCCTACGTGCTCACCGACAACGAGAAGACCGTCACCACCGATCACGTCGCCGGGATCGCGGTCCGTAACCCGGAGATCGTCGAGGTCGCGAGGCACTACGGCACGACGATACGTACTTGCCTGCCCGCGGATCCGGAGACCAAGGGCGGCTCGGAGTCCACGGTGAAGATCGCGAAGGCCGATCTCGTGCCGAAGGACGTGAATCTGCGCGAGCAGTACAAGAGCTTCGGTGACCTGGAGGCGGCTTGCCGGCAGTTCTGCGAGGAGGTCAACTCCCGTATTCACAAGGCGACTCGACGCAAGTCCGTCGAGCGGCTCGCGGAGGAAGCCCACCGGCTGCACCCGCTGCCGAAGAGTCCGTTCACCGCGGCATTCGGCACCACCCGCCGGGTCTGCTGGGACGCGACGATCTCGGTCGAGGCGGTCCGCTACTCGGTCCCGCACGAACTGATCGACACCCGGGTCTGGGCCCGCTTCCACGGCGACGAGCTGATCGTCACCGCCGCCGACGAGACCGGCTCGGCCCGTGAGGTCGCCCGCCACCAGCGGGGCGAGCCCGGCAGCCCTGTCTTGGACGACGCCCACTACCCGCCCCGCGAAAACAAGGAATCCGACCGCACCCCGCGGGCCACGAGCGCGGAGGAGGCCGCGTTCCTCGCCCTCGGCCCCGGGGCGGCGTCCTGGCTGATCGAAGCAGCCGCGACCGGCGTCCGCCGGATCAAGGCGAAGATGGCCGAGGCCGTCGCCCTGGCGAAACTCCACTCCGCGGCGGAAGTCGACCGCGCGCTCGGCACTGCCGCGGTCACCGGACGGTTCGCCGACAAGGACCTGCTGTCCATCCTCGACTACCAGGCCGTCCACGGCCCCACCGAGCCGCACCGCCGCAGCGAGGACCACTCCCTGCAGCCCGGCACCGGCGCCTGGTCCACGTTCGGCCTGTCCGCCACTTCTGATCTTCCCGAGTACGACGAAAGCGATCTCGCCTGA